One genomic segment of Drosophila melanogaster chromosome 3L includes these proteins:
- the HDAC1 gene encoding histone deacetylase 1, translating to MQSHSKKRVCYYYDSDIGNYYYGQGHPMKPHRIRMTHNLLLNYGLYRKMEIYRPHKATADEMTKFHSDEYVRFLRSIRPDNMSEYNKQMQRFNVGEDCPVFDGLYEFCQLSAGGSVAAAVKLNKQASEICINWGGGLHHAKKSEASGFCYVNDIVLGILELLKYHQRVLYIDIDVHHGDGVEEAFYTTDRVMTVSFHKYGEYFPGTGDLRDIGAGKGKYYAVNIPLRDGMDDDAYESIFVPIISKVMETFQPAAVVLQCGADSLTGDRLGCFNLTVKGHGKCVEFVKKYNLPFLMVGGGGYTIRNVSRCWTYETSVALAVEIANELPYNDYFEYFGPDFKLHISPSNMTNQNTSEYLEKIKNRLFENLRMLPHAPGVQIQAIPEDAINDESDDEDKVDKDDRLPQSDKDKRIVPENEYSDSEDEGEGGRRDNRSYKGQRKRPRLDKDTNSNKASSETSSEIKDEKEKGDGADGEESTASNTNSNNNSNNKSDNDAGATANAGSGSGSGSGAGAKGAKENNI from the exons ATGCAGTCTCACAGCAAAAAGCGCGTTTGTTACTACTACGACA GCGACATTGGCAACTACTACTATGGCCAGGGTCATCCCATGAAGCCCCATCGCATACGCATGACCCACAACCTGCTGCTCAACTATGGGCTCTatcgaaaaatggaaatatac CGTCCCCATAAAGCCACTGCCGATGAGATGACCAAGTTCCACTCGGACGAGTACGTCCGGTTCTTGCGATCCATTCGGCCGGACAACATGTCGGAGTACAACAAGCAGATGCAGCGTTTCAATGTCGGCGAAGATTGTCCCGTCTTCGATGGACTATACGAGTTTTGCCAACTCTCCGCCGGAGGATCCGTAGCTGCGGCCGTAAAACTGAATAAGCAAGCCTCGGAGATCTGCATCAATTGGGGCGGTGGGCTGCATCACGCCAAAAAATCGGAAGCCTCGGGCTTCTGCTACGTCAACGACATTGTTCTGGGAATTCTGGAACTGCTTAAATACCATCAGCGTGTTCTCTACATAGATATAGACGTCCATCACGGCGATGGCGTGGAGGAGGCGTTCTATACCACCGATCGTGTGATGACTGTCAGCTTCCACAAGTACGGAGAGTATTTCCCGGGCACTGGCGATCTGCGAGACATTGGCGCCGGCAAGGGAAAGTACTATGCGGTGAATATACCCCTGCGTGATGGCATGGATGATGATGCGTACGAGAGCATATTTGTGCCCATTATCAGCAAGGTGATGGAAACATTCCAGCCGGCAGCCGTGGTGTTGCAGTGTGGCGCCGATTCGCTGACTGGCGATCGGTTAGGCTGCTTCAATCTCACCGTCAAGGGTCACGGCAAGTGCGTGGAGTTCGTGAAGAAATATAACCTGCCATTCCTGATGGTCGGCGGTGGTGGTTATACCATTCGTAATGTATCCCGCTGCTGGACCTATGAGACCTCCGTTGCACTGGCCGTGGAGATAGCCAACGAACTGCCCTACAACGATTACTTCGAGTACTTTGGGCCCGATTTTAAGCTGCACATTAGTCCCAGCAATATGACGAATCAGAATACATCCGAGTACCTGGAGAAGATCAAGAACCGTCTGTTCGAGAACCTGCGCATGCTGCCTCACGCTCCGGGCGTTCAAATCCAAGCGATTCCCGAGGATGCCATCAACGATGAGTCCGACGACGAGGACAAGGTCGACAAGGATGATCGCCTGCCGCAGAGCGACAAGGACAAGCGCATTGTGCCCGAGAACGAGTACTCCGATTCGGAGGATGAGGGCGAAGGCGGTCGCAGGGATAACCGTTCGTACAAGGGTCAGCGGAAGCGGCCGCGTCTCGACAAGgacaccaacagcaacaaggcATCCTCAGAGACGTCCAGCGAGATCAAGGACGAAAAGGAAAAGG GCGACGGAGCTGATGGCGAGGAATCGACGGCGTCTAATaccaatagcaacaacaacagtaacaACAAGAGCGATAATGATGCCGGAGCGACAGCTAATGCCGGATCCGGTTCGGGATCAGGTTCCGGTGCCGGGGCCAAGGGCGCCAAGGAGAACAACATTTGA
- the CG13716 gene encoding uncharacterized protein, whose amino-acid sequence MCLIEQNKEVKVNSKENPSQNSPPKSPTAAYAMFLHREELRRRKLHVSRVSVTKIHLTSELIAQTKQNIRQCSFEDLEILARETLFKKNLQRNLYYRRMHIHQLMISKKKQQAKDKK is encoded by the coding sequence ATGTGTCTCATAGAGCAAAACAAGGAAGTTAAGGTTAACTCCAAGGAGAATCCTTCCCAGAACTCACCACCAAAGTCACCAACCGCCGCATACGCAATGTTTTTGCACCGCGAAGAGCTGAGAAGGAGAAAACTTCATGTCTCTCGGGTTTCAGTTACCAAAATTCACCTAACCAGCGAACTAATCGCTCAAACCAAGCAGAATATACGGCAGTGTAGCTTCGAGGATCTGGAGATTCTGGCCAGGGAGACGCTATTCAAGAAGAATCTGCAAAGAAATCTTTACTATCGACGCATGCACATACATCAACTGATGATAAGCAAAAAGAAGCAGCAGGCCAAGGACAAgaagtga